Proteins encoded in a region of the Peromyscus leucopus breed LL Stock chromosome 15, UCI_PerLeu_2.1, whole genome shotgun sequence genome:
- the Apcs gene encoding serum amyloid P-component, whose protein sequence is MDKLLLLLLLGVSVLTSLLSEAFAQTDLTGKVFVFPRESESAHVKLIPRLDKPLENFTVCFRTYSDLSRHHSLFSYNTKGRDNELLIYKERVGEYKLYIGRSGVTVRGMEESASPVHFCASWESSSGIAEFWVNGKPWVKKGLQKGYIVEAKPSIVLGQEQDTYGGGFDKAQSFVGEITDLNMWDSVLTPEEITFVYQGSPLNPNILDWRALNYEINDYVVIRPCVWN, encoded by the exons ATGgacaagctgctgctgctgctgctgcttggggTATCTGTCCTCACCAGCCTTCTTTCAGAAGCTTTTGCTCAGACAG ACCTCACAGGAAAGGTATTTGTGTTCCCCAGAGAGTCTGAAAGCGCTCATGTGAAGTTAATCCCACGTCTGGACAAACCTCTGGAGAATTTCACGGTGTGTTTTCGAACCTATAGTGACCTTTCCCGCCATCACAGTCTTTTTTCCTACAATACCAAGGGCAGGGACAATGAGCTACTAATTTATAAGGAAAGAGTTGGAGAATACAAACTGTACATTGGACGTTCTGGAGTCACAGTCCGTGGTATGGAAGAATCGGCTTCTCCAGTGCATTTCTGTGCCAGTTGGGAGTCCTCTTCTGGCATTGCTGAATTTTGGGTCAATGGGAAACCTTGGGTGAAAAAGGGTCTGCAGAAGGGGTACATCGTGGAAGCCAAACCCAGCATTGTCTTAGGACAGGAGCAGGATACCTATGGAGGAGGGTTTGATAAGGCCCAGTCCTTTGTGGGAGAGATCACAGATTTGAACATGTGGGACTCTGTGCTAACCCCAGAAGAAATTACATTTGTGTACCAAGGTTCCCCTCTTAATCCTAATATTCTGGATTGGCGGGCTCTGAACTATGAAATAAATGACTATGTAGTCATCAGGCCCTGCGTGTGGAATTAA